A window of the Helianthus annuus cultivar XRQ/B chromosome 4, HanXRQr2.0-SUNRISE, whole genome shotgun sequence genome harbors these coding sequences:
- the LOC110933952 gene encoding uncharacterized protein LOC110933952, with protein MEKALARYGVTHRLSTAYHPQTSGQVENANRGVKRILEKTVGKSRKDWSEKLDDALWAFRTAYKTPLGTTPFMIVYGKACHLPVELEHRALWALKTVNLDLTEAARRRFFQIHELEALRDAAYERSWSIKEKTKALHDRRLRGLKEFKLGDKVLLFNSRLKLIAGKLKSRWNGPYVVKEVFPYGTVELYDEVDKGVWKVNGHRLKHYLGGPIDTAEEEEIPLEDPPTFTDQCISGAKRWIICSFGDFGDELVERGTRDETKKNIQVTTVNYGPTVIYGGPEDQILATVNQFPVTINISSPP; from the exons ATGGAAAAGGCACTTGCACGCTACGGTGTCACTCATCGTCTTTCCACCGCGTACCACCCGCAAACTAGTGGCCAAGTAGAGAATGCTAACCGAGGGGTGAAGAGAatcttagagaaaacggtaggaaaAAGCAGAAAGGATTGGTCGGAAAAGCTCGACGACGCTTTGTGGGCATTCCGTACCGCCTATAAGACACCGTTAGGAACAACACCCTTTATGATCGTGTATGGCAAAGCTTGCCATCTTCCGGTAGAGTTAGAGCATAGGGCGTTGTGGGCATTAAAAACCGTAAACCTTGACCTCACCGAAGCCGCAAGGAGGAGATTCTTCCAGATTCACGAGTTGGAAGCTCTAAGGGATGCTGCCTATGAACGATCATGGAGTATCAAGGAGAAAACCAAGGCATTGCATGATAGGCGGTTGCGAGGTTTGAAAGAGTTTAAGCTAGGTGATAAAGTGCTTTTGTTCAATTCACGTTTGAAATTAATAGCAGGGAAATTGAAATCGAGATGGAATGGCCCGTATGTGGTGAAAGAAGTGTTTCCATACGGCACGGTTGAACTATACGATGAGGTCGACAAAGGTGTGTGGAAGGTAAACGGTCATAGACTGAAACATTACTTGGGAGGTCCTATTGATACTGCtgaagaggaagaaattcctCTAGAGGACCCACCCACCTTCACCGATCA gtgcattTCGGGGGCTAAAAGATGGATCATATGCAGCTTTGGAGACTTTGGTGATGAACTGGTCGAGCGTGGAACAAGAGACGAAACAAAGAAGAACATTCAGGtcactaccgtaaattacggccccaccgtaatttacggtggacctgaggATCAAATATTGGCCACCGTAAATCAGTTTCCTGTCACCATAAACATATcaagtccaccgtaa